The genomic DNA CGGTGACTGCGGCGTAGAAATAGCTTTGCCCGGTTCCCATATTCCCCCAAAAGTCGATCAGCGTCTGCTCCCCATGCCATACCAGCAGAGATTGGACATTGACTTTCAGTAGCTGCTCAATTGGGTTGTTGTCGATGGACGGATACCACACCGGGGCTGCGATCCGTGCACGAAGTGCTATCGCATTAAGTTCTGCAAGACGACCAGCGAGGGAATCGTGCGTCTGACTCCGCCTGGTTTGAGTGTCTATCCATTGCGCGAATGGCACCGGATCGCCGGTGACTTGCTCGCCATGCAAAAATCCTTTGTCGAGAATCGCGTCGAGGGGATGACGCGATAGGCTGTTAATCCAAGCGATGTAGTCATTGCGTGTTGGTCTTTCGCTATTGTCACTGGATTGATCATGTGGTGACTGTTCACATCGTATTGCCAAATTGCGGCGTCCGCTCCGCAGCTTGGATCGCTGCTCGAAATCCAGGGTTGGAACATCTAATAGCGCATCGATACGATCAACCATTCCCGATTGGTTTTGATCGCAAGCTTTGGTTGCCAAACGTACTTCGTGTTGCAGCAGTTCCACGATCGCTTGATGCTGACGACGGAGGTCGTTCAGTGCAGATGTCTCATCTTGGGAATCGTCATTACAAACTTCCTTTGCAACAACTGCCGTGCCATCGATCAGTGAGACGACCTCCTCAATTTGACGACCGAGGCGTTTGCTCAATCGTGTATTGCGGCGAGGATCGGATAGCCATGCCGCCAAGTACGGTGTTGTCGCGAACAGCCGATCGCAATCGTGCAATGATGAATCCATGGTGAAGGCCTGCTTCGCGATGGATTCGATCATTTTCGTCAGGCGGCGCGAGACATCGGGCGATGAAGCGATACTGCTAAACAGCTGGTCGTCGAGTTGACGCCGGAGCTGCAAAGCAGGTTCCAACTTTTTTCGTAGTTGACCATGGACTCGCAAGTCAACATGATGAGGGGCAGCCTGAAAGGGAATGCCCAGCCGATTGAGTCGCTGATGAGATTCCAATAGTGCTTGAAGCGGTTCGGGGCGCTGCCAGGTTGATGTCGTCTGGTATCGCCGCAGCATTGCCAGAAACTGTAAACGACCAAACGGAGTCGCATCACGAGTTCGATCAAGCTCTGTCAGCTTCCGAAGTGAATCTGGGTTGGGCTGCGAAACGAAGTTTGCGATTTGAGTTTCGAGCTCTTGAGAGTCGTCGGGGGAAACAGCCCCCAGCAGGGTTGCAATGCCAAGTGATGGCACGGTAGCCGAATCGCTTGCGAATGGCGAGCGACCGGAAAGAATGGCGTTTGTTTTTGAAAGCACCGGGGTGATGGGAAGCACTGCGATACGGTTTTCGATCTGGAAAAATCGTTGGGTTAGTTCCCTTTCAATCGCTATCGCTTCTTGACGGTAGCCGATTCCGGCGGTTGCCAAGTGTTCGAGCCAAAGCAATTGATGCTCTAAATCTCGAAATTCGACTGGTTCGGCGCGATAGGCAGATCGCTGGCGCAGGCTTTGAAACGATTCCCATAGTTGATCAAGTTTGATGTCCGCGACAGTTGGTGCGGCCGGTTCATGTTGATGTGCCAGCACTGACGACAGAGCTCCCGGCTCCAAACTTCGTGCAAGAACAAAATCGGTACCGTGACGACGTAATAGCAGAGGCGTTTGGTTGCTGTTGCGGTTCTGCGAGACCCATTCGCTAACTTCGTCGCCGACGTAGCTGCCGAGTTCTGTTAGAGAAATCCAGCCATCTTCCGAACGATCGGCGGCGCCAGCTAGACCCAAGTGAAAAAAGTGTCCGAATACGGAGGCTCGGAGGCCGGCCGACCGTCGCGAAAACTCATTGTCTTGGGAACTCATGATGACGGCAACGTTGTCGCCTAAGGTGCCGTCATCGAATGCTTGCTGGAACGACTTTTGGAGCTCAGAGGAAAACGAATTCGCTTTGATGCCCAGGTTCCAATTCACTTGGAAGTGATTGCAGTCGAAAACGAGCAGCGTGTTCCTTTGAAGCTTACCGTTGGCAATGCATTTGATCAGTGCTTCAATCGGGATCCAGTCGGATACGGTTTTTTGAGATGCATCCGGAGGAATTAGGTACGCTTTCTTATTCCGCGTGACGCCATGAAGGTTCAACAAAACGATTAGCGGCTGGTCTGTCCACTGGCGATTGGCATGGTCAATTGAATGAGCGAATCGCTGCAAAAAATCGGACGCACTCCGAATTTGGTCATCGCCACCTTCGATCGACAGCGTTTGTCGATCGAGGGTGTTTAGCCGCTGGATGTCTTCGGCCGCCCAGCCAAGCGGTTGGACAGGCCATTGGTAAGTTGCGGGTGTAAAGACCAGCAACGGAGTTCTTTTGGGAACCAGCGTCAACAACCAAACAAAGCCCGCGAAGCAGGTCAGTGCGATACCGACCAAGATGGGCCAGAACCAACGAGCAACGCGTAATCGAAAAGAGCGTAGCGACCGCGATCGCTCGACGCTTTCACCTTGCCAACGAGGTCGTGGCGTTGTTGAAGCGACTGTGTCTGACATTGAATCAGCCCCGACCTAGCGTCAATAGCGAGATGTATTTGAGGAAGGATCGGGCTTGGCTTGGTTGAACTCCTGGGGCAATTGAAAGCCGGTCGGAGCCCGGCCAGCGTGTCGATCCGACGCTGCCGGTGTCGGGGCCACACCAGATCCGATCGAATGAGACGAGATCGGCTGGCCAAATTCTAAGCCCTGGACTTGCTTAGCCATTGCGCGAGCGGCAGTCATCATATCGATCGGTTCTTGCTTGTTCTCGTCAACGGTGATGGATTTACCCACGTTAGGATGAAGCTCGTCTTCACCGAGAATAAGCCCCGCTCCCGGACCTTCGGTGGGAATGTTTTCAACGACTTCGCCGGGGACGCCGCCGCACTTGCAGATAACCAGGCGCGCATTCCGGCGGATGCGGGCCGACGATTCCATAAAACAGCCGCTCTCATCGCGTTCATAAGCCATCTGGTAAAGCTTTTGTAACAACTTCGTTGTGCAGCAACTGTTCTCTTTGCAGCTCTGGCAGCACCCACCGATTGAATCTTGTAAACCTCGAACGACTTCATAGCGAATTTGCTCGTTACAATCTTCCAATGCTGCTAGCAAGGCATCTTCATTGTCCGGATAGCATTCGCCGCAACCAAGACTGGCCAAGTAGCGAATTGCTTTCGCTTTTTGTGGGGCTTGATCTTCTTCCGCCTTTGCTTTTGCGGCCGCTTGCACTGCCGGACTGGCGCTCGGCTCAAGATTGGCCGGATCGGTAATGGACTTTATCGGTGGCTTTGGTTCGAGTCCTGGAAAGCGGGAACCCAAGCGATTGCGTACACATAGGGTTGTTTTCTGGACGCCACCAAATACCAGATCGAGACCGAGGAACTTAGGAAGCGTCATTGCCGGAGGTGCCGGTGCTGCGACGGCAACAATGGTTGCCCCACCCGCCTGTGCGGATGCGGGTGGCGCCGGCGGGGTTGCCGATGGAACCGTCGCGCAGCCAAGACAGCTAAGGCCCAATACGACCAACATCCAATTCAATAGGCCATCGCGACGCTGGGTCATTCGTCTCGTTGCTGCAGTGTGAAAGGTCAACCTGCCTCGATCGTTTCGGGTTGTCGAGGTCCATCAAGCCGTATCGGTCGATTCGATCAATGCATTTAAGAGATCCGGTGAAACCGTTAGAGTCGCTGGCGATGTGTAGAAAGGAATTTATGCTGGCAACCGTCGAGGTGAATGATAAGCAAGGCGAGTTATGGTAGCGTCACATCCGTGATGACTGTCGAAGGCGAGGGCTTGAGCTCAATCGACTGTTCGACCAAGTGAACGCGGTTTCGTATCACGGCTCGGACCATCAACGTGTATTTACCGGGATTTAAACCGGCCAGTTGATAGGTTCCATTGGGCATCGAGCGTGTTTTGGTAGGTTTTCCAGCTGACGACTTCGCCATCGGGTTTGCATCCGTACCTGTGACCACCGTGATTTCGGCATCGGGGACGGGCTTTCCGTGAAACTGAACCAGTCCCCGCACCGCGATCTGTGCAGGAGGAGTTGCAGTGGATTGGTTTTCGGCAGTCACATCAATGCTGACCGGAAAGGGTTTGCCGACATTGCCGACTTCGTCGACTCCGCGGACGAGTAACGTTTGCGGTGTTACATCCGCAGGCAACTTGATCGCGAGATCCCATCGTCGGAGGGACTTCCTGATCGCAGCGATCGTTGGACCGGCCTTCGGGAAGGCCCCCGATCCATCCTGGTCAAGCACGGCCTCGATTCGCTGGACGCCCGAACCGCGATCGAAACCCCATACGTCGAGATGGAATTCCTTCCCCGCGATTGGCAATGTATTAGGACTAGCGGGCTCTGCCGGGCCTACGATCGGAGCTTCGCCGTCGATGTAAAGCGGTAGCGGTGCATAGGTATGGAACGTAGGTCCCACCCGAACTCGACCGGCGACATTGATGGA from Roseiconus lacunae includes the following:
- a CDS encoding vWA domain-containing protein is translated as MSDTVASTTPRPRWQGESVERSRSLRSFRLRVARWFWPILVGIALTCFAGFVWLLTLVPKRTPLLVFTPATYQWPVQPLGWAAEDIQRLNTLDRQTLSIEGGDDQIRSASDFLQRFAHSIDHANRQWTDQPLIVLLNLHGVTRNKKAYLIPPDASQKTVSDWIPIEALIKCIANGKLQRNTLLVFDCNHFQVNWNLGIKANSFSSELQKSFQQAFDDGTLGDNVAVIMSSQDNEFSRRSAGLRASVFGHFFHLGLAGAADRSEDGWISLTELGSYVGDEVSEWVSQNRNSNQTPLLLRRHGTDFVLARSLEPGALSSVLAHQHEPAAPTVADIKLDQLWESFQSLRQRSAYRAEPVEFRDLEHQLLWLEHLATAGIGYRQEAIAIERELTQRFFQIENRIAVLPITPVLSKTNAILSGRSPFASDSATVPSLGIATLLGAVSPDDSQELETQIANFVSQPNPDSLRKLTELDRTRDATPFGRLQFLAMLRRYQTTSTWQRPEPLQALLESHQRLNRLGIPFQAAPHHVDLRVHGQLRKKLEPALQLRRQLDDQLFSSIASSPDVSRRLTKMIESIAKQAFTMDSSLHDCDRLFATTPYLAAWLSDPRRNTRLSKRLGRQIEEVVSLIDGTAVVAKEVCNDDSQDETSALNDLRRQHQAIVELLQHEVRLATKACDQNQSGMVDRIDALLDVPTLDFEQRSKLRSGRRNLAIRCEQSPHDQSSDNSERPTRNDYIAWINSLSRHPLDAILDKGFLHGEQVTGDPVPFAQWIDTQTRRSQTHDSLAGRLAELNAIALRARIAAPVWYPSIDNNPIEQLLKVNVQSLLVWHGEQTLIDFWGNMGTGQSYFYAAVTAFADASTKLDRMTINREIPEAIEIKSLRERLHNGNQALRNWVRPSVKRAIQIDAHDTIRLNIMIECDTETKILPSGIASIRLKVDDAITGANIVADSQRVHLPASQESKSITFAPPASVTNTAAVQPTKASTIFRGHEFDAPLNIQTVGGVTIAARPEDSAISDIRVTAPSGGLSVGFVLDGSASMKERLAENVSKIDIAKETLQSLLLELAGRGETRASVHAFGHRVGWSTSVPLRIIERPAYVGRIPDNLHPSNDIECLHQLRHLSVVEAQQVNAKVSQVEAWGQSPLYTAIKQSLLGFSTSAQGDNRHLIVITDGQDYEFKPEHNHDESQSNLDGIRQAWQMRDVPIHILGLGLDRVADAESVKEFEQLSHETGGQFFVLDSSTDLKVVLSQLLQSRRFEIENLSESQWPTYQRQLGSTVRLQIPDQSVHRFAVRVESDALRPMAEESVVLQGGESIQLYLDSDANQLFAFPFDQDVIRSVSLLNESGIPANQLLRVHRPRQSNRAVDFRVSLQTMAGASLKKFKATSRPQNIWVAIQPIDGQRQPIGGRYVFCDPIFEESRSVPVMKFRANQWPENATQATFEIYIDAARSNSPQTEGLSLDNPLESSSTVRFEPAKSTVTDLDPTTTLQCRISPKSLAHVTRIQLIVRCSDDPNRIEQWIVMPTDRSKQRPVRIERQYDPSLGIAVHMFEYEGNEQELIGLQFIASDRETKMRRSWRLPQHVLNIKLPPRGGLIPTGQALSNVVE